A part of Capsicum annuum cultivar UCD-10X-F1 chromosome 6, UCD10Xv1.1, whole genome shotgun sequence genomic DNA contains:
- the LOC124899617 gene encoding uncharacterized protein LOC124899617 has translation MATNSASSISEQLIPIFNGDRYEFWSIKMKTLFKSSELWDLVENGYAEEDEAQRLRENKKKDSKALFYIQQAMHDSVFSRIAVAETSTKVWDILKKEFHRSTKVMTFKLQSLRRDFENSFMKSSESVQDYLSRVSTIVNHMKAYGDKIIDETVIAKGIRSLNKRFDHVVAAIEESHNLFDYCFDELMSSLQAHEDRLNASQEKGEEKAFQINGESSVKGKSEVSNSRGCRGRGSFRGRVRGRGQA, from the coding sequence ATGGCTACCAATTCAGCATCTTCCATATCTGAGCAACTAATTCCCATCTTTAATGGAGATAGATATGAATTTTGGAGCATAAAGATGAAGACGTTGTTCAAGTCTTCAGAATTGTGGGATTTGGTGGAGAATGGCTATGCTGAGGAAGATGAAGCACAAAGGTTGCGGGAGAACAAAAAGAAGGACTCTAAGGCATTGTTCTATATCCAGCAGGCTATGCACGACTCGGTGTTTTCCAGAATTGCTGTTGCAGAAACCTCAACAAAGGTATGGGATATTCTTAAGAAAGAATTCCATAGATCAACAAAGGTAATGACTTTCAAACTCCAGTCACTCCGACGtgattttgaaaattcattcATGAAAAGTAGTGAATCTGTACAAGACTACTTATCTAGAGTCAGTACAATTGTTAATCATATGAAGGCATATGGTGACAAAATTATTGATGAAACTGTAATTGCTAAAGGTATAAGAAGTCTTAATAAAAGATTTGATCATGTCGTAGCTGCCATTGAGGAATCccataatttatttgattattgtTTTGATGAATTGATGAGTTCCTTACAAGCTCATGAGGATAGATTGAATGCCTCtcaagaaaagggtgaagagaaGGCGTTTCAGATCAACGGAGAGTCTTCTGTCAAAGGCAAATCAGAAGTCTCAAATTCTAGGGGATGCAGAGGCAGAGGTAGTTTCCGTGGTCGAGTTCGTGGCAGAGGACAGGCTTAA